In Polyangiaceae bacterium, the genomic window CGCCGCCTGCTACAACCCCGACGACGCCGTGGTCTTTCCCTGGCCGTTCGTCTGGGGCTACGCCGACGGGGCGCGGACCCGGGGCGTGGAGGTCGAGACCTTCACCCGCGTCACCGGCATCGAGACGACGGGCAAGCGCGTGAGCGCGGTCGTGACCGACAAAGGCACGATCAAGACGAGCCGCGTGGTGAACGCCGCAGGCGCGCTCAGCCCGGAGGTGGCGCGGCTCGCCGGCATCACGCTGCCGAACCGGCCCCATCGCCACGAGATCTGCTCGAGCGAGCCGCTCAAGCCCTGGCTCGAGCCGCTGGTGGCGGATCTCAGCGACGGCCTCTACTTCTCGCAGTCCACTCGCGGCGAGATCGTCGGCGGCATCAGCAACGAGAAGGTGCCGCACGGCGCCGACCAGGGCTCCTCGTACCGGTTCCTGGCGCTCTACTCGCGCTCGCTGCTCCGAGCCTGCCCCATCCTCGGCTCCGTGAAGATCCTGAGGCAGTGGGCCGGTCTCTACGACATCACCCCCGACTCGAACCCGATCGTGGGCGAGATCGACGAGCTCTCGGGCTTCTTCCTCGCCTGCGGGTTCATGGGGCACGGCTTCATGATGGCGCCCGTGATCGGCAAGCTGATGGCCGAGGTCGTCGCCGGCGGCGCGGTCCCGGAGGTCTTCGAACGCTGGAACCTGCGCCGCTTCGAGCAGGGTGCGTTGCTCAGCGAGGGCATGATCATCGGCTGATCTCGCCGAGCTGACGCAGCGCGTCACGCTCCACCCTTCGTTGACAGGGGCTTTGAGGCCGACGTACGGTCCGGCGGGGTTTTGGACCGCCGGATCCCTGGGGCTTTCGCGCCCTTCACGGCTCCCCGGCCCCCGAACGAACCCGATCCAGACAGACTCCGGAGGCACTACGAGATGTTCCGCTCCTCGCGCGCTTGTGCGTCGCTCATCCGCTCCCTGCTCCTCGGCACCGCCACCACCGCGTTCGCGGTCACGGCGTCCAGCGTCCTTCTGGTCGGCTGCAAGGACGAGAGTCAGCCCGACTACTGGGTCTCGAAGCTGGACGACCCGTCCTGGCGGGCTCGGTCGGTCACCCGCCTGGGGCAGTTCTTCGAAGACGCCAGCAGCAAGGCCAAGGGGGACAACAACGCCCCCGAGGTCCAGAACCTGCTCAACAAGATCGTCGATCCGCTGACCAAGACCTACGTGGACAAGTACAGCGAGATGGACACCAAGACCCGGGTCGCGCTGATCAAGCTCCTGGCCTCGTTCCGGGACAAGCGCACCGAGCCGGCGCTGAAGAAGGCCTTCGAGGAGTTCGCCAAGAAGCCGGCCACCAGCAAGGACGACGCCGACATCAAGTGGGCCGTGCGCGCCTCGTCCGACCTGAAGATCGAGTCGCTGAACGACCCGTTGGTGCAGGCGTTCTTGAAGCTTCGCGCCAGCACCATGCTCGGCGGCATCGCCTACAAGGACTTCAACGACGCCATGGTGCAGATCAAGGCGAAGAGCTGGACGGGCCCGTTGATCTCGGCGCTGGAGGCCCCCATCGAGCGCCCCGCGGGCGACAAGGACAAGGACAAGATCGATCCCTACCGGGACCAGCTGTTCTGGCAGACCACGGCGGCGCAGGTGCTCGGCGAGCTCGCCGCGCCCGAGGCCGTGGAGCCCATGGTCAAGATCATGCTCGACCCGTCCAAGGTGGACTGCCAAGCCACGGCCATCCTGGCCATGGTCAAGATCGGCAAGCCCGCCGCCGAAGCGGCCGTCAAGCTGCTCAAGGGCGAAGACGAGAAGATGATCGCCTTCCACTACCGGCGCCTGAAGGAGCTCAAGCAGATCAAGGAAGAAGACGAGAAGAAGATGAAGGAGAAGCCCCAGGATGCGCCGCACGTGCAGACGGCGGCCATCATGGTGGGCACCATCGGGCGCGGCGAGGGCGTCGCGCCCATGCTCGACGCGCTTCAGAAGGCCGAGAAGGACGTGACTCGGGCGCTGATCGCGCGCGAGCTGGTGAAGCTACCGGAGTCACCGGACACGATGAAGGCCTTCAAGGAGACCTTCGAGAAGATTTCGATCGAGGCCAACGTGCCACCGGGCATGAACGCGCTTCAGATGCTCGCGGAGGCCGCCGGTCAGTTCTACAACGCCGACGAGTTCGTGGACTGGCTGCTCGAGCGCGCCGAGAAGACCAAGGGCAGCGGCGAGGACCTGAAGGCCCTGCAAGGCGCGATCCTCGTCACCACCATCAAGCTCGCCAAGGCCAGCCAGCTCGACAAGGTGAAGGCCGCGGTGGACAAATACGGCACCAAGCTCGAGAAGGACCTGTACGCGCAGGCCGAGAAGCTGGTGAAGACCTGCGGCGACAAGCCCGACTGCTACCTGGGCGAAATGGAGAAGAGCTCGAACCAGGAGCAGGCCACGCAGTTCGTCGCCATCAAGGCGGGCTACATGGGCGCCATCCTGGGCGGCGACGCGCAGCGCGACGAGCTCGTGACTCGCATCGACTCGTTCGAGAACGCGGCGGTGCGCTTCGTGGCAGCGCAGACCATCGACCACCTCTCGCCCAAGGGCTCGAAGGAAGCCGCCGCCAAGCTGCGCAAGGTCATCGACAAGAACGCGGAGAGCGGCGACCGCGACAAGATCGCCGGCGACGCGCCCGTCAAGCAGGTGATGTACCGCATCGAAGCGCGCGCGGACTGAGCGCGCGGCGCTCGGCCGGCCCGGGCGGCAGAGAGAAGAGCCAGGAGATGGCCAGCGTCAGGCTCGAGGTACTGAACGGCAGCGCAAAAGGCCGGGTCCTCGAGCCCGACGGGGACGTCGTGCGCATCGGGCGCGCTGCCACGAACGAGCTGCAGCTCGAGGAGACGCACGTCTCCGGCGAGCACGCCCGGCTGGTGATCGGCGCCGAGCGCGTGACCTTGGAGGATCTGCGCAGCACGAACGGGACGGCCATCCTCCGCGGCACGCAGCGCATTCTGCTCGGCGAGGCCAGCTCGCTCCGCACGGTGCTCGAGTCCGGTGACGTTGTCGAGCTGGGCGGCGCGGCGGAAGAGAGCACCGGCGTGCGCGTCGAGCTCGGCGCCGAGCGCGAGCCCTCCCACGTGGTGAGCGTCCGGCCCATCGGCGAGCTCCCGGGTTTCACCGCGTCGAGCGAGCGGAACACCGGCGTGCTCGCCACGCTGTACCGAGTCGAGAAGGCCATTGGCGGGGCAGCCGACCTGGACTCGGTGCTGGTAGCCGTGGCGGACGCCGCGCTCGAGCTGGTGCCGGCCGCGACCCACGCCACGCTGGTCCTGCGCGACGACATCGAGACCGAGGCGGAGCGCGGCGACGCCGGCTACGTCCCCGTGCTGACCCGGGTGCGCGGCGCCGAAGGTCGGGGCGAGGCGCCGGGCGGCGCCGTGGCGGTGACGCGCAGCGTGTTCCGCAAGGTGGTGCGCGAGCGCGCGGCGGTCCTGGCCGCCGACGCTCCGGCCGAGTCTTTCAGCTCCGAGTCGTTGCTCGGGGCCAGCATCCGCAGCACCATCGGCGTGCCGCTGTGGAAGGGCGAGGAGATCCTGGGCGTGGTGCAGGTGGACAACCGCGCCTCGCCGGGGATGTTCGACTCGGCCGACCTCGAGGCGCTGGGCGTGCTGGCGGCGAGCGCCTCTCTGGCCGTCGCCAACGCGCGCCTGGTGCGGCGCCTCTTGGCGGCCGAGGAGCAGCTCCAGAAGGAGAACTCGTTCCTCAAGAGCCGCGAGCGCGCCAAGACCAGCGGCGCCGTGGAGATCATCGGGCAGAGCCGGGCGATCCGCGAGCTGATGAAGCAGCTCGACAAGGTCGTGGACACCCGCGTCACCGTGCTGGTCGAGGGCGAGACCGGGACGGGCAAGGAGCTGATCGCGTCGGCGGTGCACTACCGCTCACGTCGCCGCGCCAAGCTCTTCGTCGCACAGAACTGCGCGGCCCTGCCGGAGAACCTGCTGGAGAGCGAGCTCTTCGGTCACAAACGCGGGTCGTTCACCGGGGCCACGGAGGAGAAGCGCGGCCTGTTCGACGTGGCCGACGGCGGCACCTTGTTCCTGGACGAGGTGACCGAGATGCCCCTCGCGCTCCAGGCCAAGCTGCTCCGGGTGCTCCAGGAGGGGGAGATTCGTCCCGTGGGCGCCACCCACACCAAGATCGTGGACGTGCGCATCGTCGCCGCCTGCAACCGGAACCTGGAGAAGGAGGTGCAGGCCGGGCGCTTCCGCGAGGACCTGTACTACCGGCTCAAGGTGTTCCCGATCCGCGTTCCGCCGCTGCGCGAACGGCGCGACGACGTGCCGCTCCTGGCAGGCCACTTCCTGGAGCGCTACACCAAGGAGGTCGGCAAACCCGTAGCGGGATTCTCGCAGGGGTCCATGGAGCTGTTGATGGCGTACGACTGGCCCGGCAACGTGCGCGAGCTGGAGAACGAGATCCAGCGCCTGGTGATCCAGGCCGAGCCGGACGGCTTCATCACGCCGGATCTCTTGAGCCCCCGCGTGCGGCAGATGGAGGGCGTGATCGCCCAGGCCGGCGCGGTCAAGGGCTCCCTCAAGGACATGGTCGAGCGGGTGGAGAAGTACTTCATCCTGGAGACGCTGCGCGAGCACGGCAACAACAAGACCAGCGCGGCCAAGACGCTGGGCATCACCCGAGAGGGGTTGCACAAGAAGCTCAAGCAGCTGGGGATTGGCTGAGCACGAGGAGAAAAGGATGCGCGCGCTCTGTTCGTTGGTGTTGCTGGGATTTGCGCTGAGCTTCTCGGCTTGCGGGGACGACGACGACGACCGCGGGGGAGTGGGCCCCGGTAGCAGGCTGGTCGGTGGCGCCTGCAACGACCACGCGGACTGCAAGGAGCGCTGCGTCGAAGGCAAAGACTACCCGGGGGGTATGTGCACGGTCTCGTGCGGGAGCGACCACGACTGCCCGTCGGGCTCCGCGTGCATCGACGACTCCGGCGGCATCTGCGCGGCGCTCTGCGGTGGCAACTCGGACTGCGACGGCTTCGGTCCGGGCTGGGCCTGCCGCGACCGCAGTCGCCGCAACGCGCCGGGTGACGTGGCGGTGTGCCGGGGCGACTGATGCCGAGCCGGCGCGAGCTCCTGGGCGGCGTGGGCGCCCTCGCCCTGGGTGCCTGCGTTCCGGTCGCGACCGCTTCGGTGCCGCCCCAGCTGCCGCGGCGGGGCGCCGACAAGCCCGAGCTGGTCGTGCAGGAGATCGGCGATTACCAGTGCCCGTTCTGCGCCGCGGTCCAGCCGGCGGTGAAGCGCGTGATGCAGACCTACGGAGAGCGCGTCGCGCTGGTCTGGCGTGACTACCCCATCGCGCGCCACGAGCACGCGATGGGCGCCGCCGAGGCCGCGCGGGAGGCAAAGGCCCAGCTCGGCGACGAGGGCTTCTGGCAATACCACGACGTGTTGTTCAGGAACCAGAGCACCCTCGCGCCGGCGGACCTGTTGCGCTTCGCGGAGGCGTTCGCCATCGATCGCACGCGCTTGCGCCGGGCGCTCGAGCTCGGCATCCACCGCGACGGCGTGCTGTCCGACAAGCGCGAGATCGACGCGCTGAAGCTCCCCGGGTTCGGCACGCCGGCGTTCATCATCGGCGCGGACCTGTTCGTGGGCAACTACAGCTACGAAGAGCTGGCGGGTTTGGTCGAGAACGCGCTCTGATCCTGCGCCAGCTTCGCCGACAGGTAGTGCGCCACCGTCAAGATCGGCGTCATGGTGTGGCTCGACGCGCTGCTGGGAAATCCCGACGAGTCGAACACGTACACGCCGCGGGTGCCGAAGACCTGGCCGTCGGGGTCGGCGCCGCCTTGGTCCGGCGAGCCCGCGAAGCGCACGCTGCCTTGCTGGTGAGCGGAGATCAGCGGCGCCGTTGCGGGCGCAAACGGCAACGAGTCCGCCTTGCCGATGTCAGCCTCCGAGTCGAAGAGCAAGGGCGGGATCGTCGGCACGAGCACGCGGCGTGCGCCGGCGGCGAAGTAGATGCGCGCGGCCTCCTTGATGGCCTCCCGGAGGCGCGCCTTGTGGTTCTCGGCCTGGCGATAGAAGACGATGGGGTGACCGGCGCTCGCGCCCAAGCGCACCGTGCCGGAGGGCCCGTCTGGGACCAGCAGCAGTGAGGCGGCGATGCGGTCGTAGTTGGCCATCAGCTCCTTGCCGGCTCGACCGACCAGCGGAAGGAGCGAGGCGACGTTGCCCGGGGTGCCCATCACTGCCTCGATGCGGAAGCCCCAGAGCCCGTGCTCGGGATCGTCGTCCTTCTCGAACTCGGTGACCGCGTAGGCCTGCGGGATGCCGTCGAAGGCCCGGATGCGCTCGTCGAACAGCGCGGTGATGGGCAGCTGCGGTTGCAGCGTCAGGTGCTTGCCGACATGTTGTGTGCCGATCTCCGAGCGAAGGAGCAGCTCCGCGCTGCCGATGGCGTTCGCCGCCACGATCACCACCCGTGCCCGGATGTCGAAGTTGCCCTTGGTGTGATAGCCGTGCTCGTCGAGCGTGGCCACGCTGATCCGTTTGACCTCGGAGCGGAAGTCGTGGATGCGCAACGCGCGCGCGCGCAAGAAGAAGCGCGCGCCCTTGTCCATGGCCTTGGGGATGGACACGAAGCGCGGGTTCCGCTTGGCGTTGAGCGGGCAGCCGAGCAGACAGGTGCCGAGGCCCGCGCAGCCGACGCGGTTGTGGAGCATGACCTCGCCGCGTTTGCCGAGCTTCTCCGCCCCCGCTCGCAACCGGCGGTTGGCCTCGTTCAGCGCCGCCTCGGGGATGCGGTTCGCGGACAGATCTTCCAGCGCCTTGGCCTTGAACGGCGCCAGAGTCTCGGGCGAGAAGTCGCTGAGCCCGTGCTTCTTTTGCCAGTGCCTGAGCACGCCGTCCGGGATGGGAACGACGTCGGAGACGTTGATCACCCCGCCGCCGCCCAGGGCGCGGCCTTGCAGCACGCTCACCGACAGGTCCTCGGTGACGCGCCCGCCGCGGTCCATGTAGAGCTGGTCGTACATGGCACCGTCGCGCTGGGTGAGGTCGGTTCCGGTGCGGTCGCCGCCCTCCTCGAGCACCACGACCTCGCGACCGGCCTCGGCGAGGACGCGGGCGGCCGTGGCGCCGCCGGGGCCCGAGCCGATGACCAGCACCTCACAGGTCAGCCCCGCGGGCGGCGGCTCTTTGGACAGATCGCGGATGCTGCCGCTCATTTCGAGAACCTCGCGAGCGAAGGCCCCGGATAGCCGATGTGCGGCCAGACCTCCGGGTTGTCGTAGAACACCAGCGCCATGAACTTCCGGAACGCGGTGGCGACCTGGCGGCGCACCAGCCTGTCGCTGGTGGTCCAGGCCTCGTAGTGGCTGAGGCGTTCGGCGTCCGAGAGGCGCGAGAAGCTCGACCAACGGCGCTCGAAGAGCAGCGGCCCGAGCTCGAACAAGAGCAGCGCGCGCTGGAGTTTCTTCACGTTGTCCGCCGGCTCCCCGGCCAGGTAAGCGTCGAACGCCCGCCCGAGGTCGAAGCGCTCCGCGCCGATCTCGAAGGCCCCGCCGCTCGGCAGGAGCGTCTTGGCCAGCGCGTCCAGCGTGCGGTACTCGCGGGCGCTCAGCACCCGGAGGCCCGCGACGGGTGGCGCGCCGCCGAGCAGCGAGCTCACCCCGCCGCCCACGACCAGGACCGACGCCCCGGCGAGCCCGAGCGCCAGCACGCGACGCCGCGTCAGGAACCGGAAGCTCTCCGCCATCGGGCGGGAGTGTACTTCAGCTCGCCGTCGCGCGGATCGCTGCCAAAACTTCCTGGGCGTGCTCCTTGGGCTTCACCTCCGGGAACACCTTGCTGATCTTGCCGTCCTTGCCGATGACGAAGGTCACGCGCTTGGCGTGGCCCATGCTCACCGGCACGCCGAAGGCAGCGGCGATGCTGCCCTTCTCGTCCGGCCAGAGCAGGAACGGCAGCGCGTGTTTCTCCGCGAACGCCTTGTGCGACTCGTTGTCGTCGGTGGAGACGCCGATCACGACCGCGCCCGCGGCAGACAGCGCGCCCCACTCGTCCCGGAGGCCCTGGGCCTCCACCGTACAGCCGGGCGTGTCGTCCTTCGGGTAGAAGTAGACGACCACCGGTTTGCCGCCGAAGTCGCGCAGGCGCACCGTCTGGCCGTTGTGGGCCGTTGCTGCGACGTCCGGCGCCGGATCGCCGACCGCGAGCAGGCCGGTGCGCGGTGCGGGGCTCGAGCTCGACGCGGTGGGCGCGGGCTCGGCTTGCTTGCAGGCAACCAGCGCGAGGCCGAGCCCGATCGCGAGGAGGAGCTTCATGACGCTCTTGTTTGGGGAAGAAGCGCACCGAGCGCAAGGGCTCACTGGATGCCGTACTCGCGCAGGCGGCGATAGAAGGTGCGCCGCGGGATGCCGGACAGCTCTGCGGCCTTGACCCGGTTCCAGTTGCAGGCCTGGAGGGCCTTCAGGATCTTCTCCCGCTCGTCCGAGCGGTGCTGGCTGATGGTGCTCTTGGGCGGCCGGCGCTGACTGGAGCGGGGCGGCCGATTGGTCGTCGTGGTCGAGCGCGACTCGGTGGCGGGCCCGTGGTGCGACGAGTCCGTGCGCGGGGTGAAGACCCGGCCGTCCGGCACGTCGAGGTCGTCCACCTGAAGCTCACTCCGATCCGAGAGCACCCAGGCGTTCAGGAGCACGTGCTCGAGCTGTCGCACGTTACCCGGCCAGTCGTAGGCCATCAGCCGGCGCATGGCGTCCCGCGAGAGCGTGCCCTTGTCGCGCTTGTAGCGCGCGGAGAACAGACCCAGGAAGTGATCGACCAGCTGCGGGATGTCCTCCGAGCGTTCGCGCAGCGACGGCAGCCGCAGCTCGACGACGTGGATGCGGTAGTAGAGGTCCTCCCGGAAGCGACCGTCCTTGACCATCGCCTCCAGCTCTTTGTTCGTCGCGAAGACCAGGCGCACGTCCACCGGTTCTTCGGTTGCGCCGCCCACCGGGCGTACCTTGCGCTCCTGGAGCACGCGCAAGAGGCCCGCCTGCATCTTGTCGGGCATCTCGCCGATCTCGTCGAGCAGCACGCTGCCGCCCTCGGCCTCGCGGAACAGACCCTTGCGATCTCGATCGGCCCCCGTGTAGGCGCCCTTCACGTTGCCGAACAGCTCGCTCTCGAGCAGGTGCTCGGGAATGGCGCCGCAGTTGACGCCCAGGAACTTCGCCTTCCCACGCGGCGACGCCTCGTGCACCGCGCGGGCCACCATCTCTTTACCGGTGCCACTCTCACCGGTGATGAGCACGGGCACGTCGGTGTCGCGGATGCGGTCGATCAGCGCGTACACGCGGCGCATGGCGCTCGAGGTACCGACCAGGCCGTGGTAGCCGAAGTGCGAGTACAGCGTGTCGCGCGCGTCTCTGAGCTTCTTCCGGGCCTCCTTCAGCTTGTGGGTGCGCTCCCCGAGCAGCTCCCGCAGCCGCCCCTGAGCGTCCTCGAGCTCCCGGTTCGTGCGGCCCAGCTCGTCCGCGCGCTCGCGGTTCTCGTTGACCAGACGCGCCGTCTCGATGGCGATGGCCACCTGGTCGGCGAAGGCGCGCAGCGTCGGCAGCTCGTCCTCGAAGTGCGAGGCGGCACGGACGCGGGTCTCCACGTACAGGGCGCCGATGGGGCGGCCGGAAGGCGCCAGGATCGGCACGCAGGCCACCGACTGCAGGTGCATCTGGTGCACCGACGAGAAGCTCTTCAACCGCTTGTCGTCGCCGGCGCTCACGCTGACCATGGGCTCGCCCTTTGCGATCACGCTCTCGGCGATGGAGCGCGAGAACTCTGCGTGGGGCTCGTCGCCCAGGCGCGAGCGAGAGCTGAACACGCTGAGGGTGCCGTCCGGCTCGCGCAGGATCACGTAGCCGCGCTCGGCGCGGGTGAGCTCCACGGCGTGGCTCACCACGCGCGAGGTGAGCCGCTCGAGATCGAGCTCGCCCACCAGCTCGGCGTTCACCTCGAGGATGCGCGCCAGGCGCTGCTCCAGCGGCGTCGACGCGTGGGACGAGATGGGCGAGAGCTGCGAGATCTGGCTGATGCGGGGAGTGAGCTTGGTCGCGGCGTGCGCGGTCACGGCCACGGCCATCTCGCGCTGCACCAGGGATCTGAGCTCGCGGCGCCGCGGATCGTTCCAGTAGACCTCGCGCAGGTCCCGGGGCAAGCGCGCGCCGATGTCCTCGAGCAGGGCGAGCGCCTCCTCGCGATCGCGCCGGGCGTTCATGCTCTGCCCGGACGCCTCCTCCAGCTCGGCGCGAGCGGCGAGCGCGCGCCACGACCACTCGCGCTGCCCAGCCTCGCGCGAGGCAGCGAGCGCGTCGTCCAGGGCCTGGCGCGCGCCGCCCTCGTCGTCCGCCAGCATCGCCACGCGGCCCTCGGCCAGCTTGCGCAGCGGGCGGTGCGCGGGGCTGTCCCCGATCTCGCGCTCCGCTCGATCGAGCCAACCCCGGAGCTCCGAGACGTCCTCCGTTCCCGAGCGCGTCGCGATCAGCACGGCCTCGAGCAGCGCCTCGGCCGCGTCGATGCCGCGTCCGAGCGCCTCGTACGCCGCGGCGCACGCCTCGTAGGCCCGCACGCTCTCGGCCGTTTGCCCGGACAGCGCGTGGAGCTCGGCCTGGAGCCCGTAGAGCTGCGCGCGCATCACCGGCGGCAGCTGCGCGCGCTGCTCTTCCAGCGCGGCGATGCTGGCGCGCGCGCGGGCCAGCCGGCCCAGGTAGAGGTCGGTGTTGGCGAGGTTCAAGAGCGCCTGCCGCGTCGTCGAGCGACGGCCGGAGCGCTTGCCCATGTCCACCGCGCCCTCGAAGTGCTGAATGGCCCCCGCGATGTCGCCACGCATCTTCAAGAGGCCGGCCAGGTTCAGCCGCAGCGTGGCGAGCATGCCCGCGTCCCCCGCCTTCTCCCCGGCGACCAGCCCTTCTTCGTAGAACTTGCGCGCCTCGTCCATGCGGTCGTGGCGCTGCAGCGCGAAGCCCAGGCAGGTGAGCGCGACGGACTCGGCGCGGGGCGAGTCGAGCTCGCGCGCGCGCATCACGGCGCGCGTCAAGAGCTCGCGAGCCTCGTCGTGGCGGCCCAGGAAGGACAGCGACGAGCCCTTGAAGGCCAGCGCTTCGACGCCGAGCGCGGACGGCTCGTCAGTGATGGGCGCGACCGTCTCCAGCGCCTTGGCGTAGTCCGCGAGGCCAACGTAGGCGCGCGTCAGGTACAAGAGCCAGGCCTTGCCGGCGGGCGACGCGAGCTGCTCTTCTGCCAGCGCGCGCACCGACTCCAGCTGCTCGAGCGCGCTCGTGGCTTCGCCCAGACCCACCGCGAGGCGCGCCCGGGCGATCGCCATGGTCAGCGGGTCGGCGTCGCGCACCGCGTCCAGGGCGGTGCGAGCGTCGTCGTAGCGCCCCTTCTCCAGGAAGTGCTGCGCGCGCTCCAGGGCATCCGCGGGCAGTGCCGCCGCGCTGGCTGGATCTTCGGAGAGCACGCGCTCGATGTCGGACGCGGAAGCCACCGCCTCCGAGGCGATTGCGCGCACCACCCGGCGCAGCTCGCCCGGGCGGCAGCCGCAGGCGCTCACGATGCGCTCGATCATCGAGTCCGTGAGCGACGGCACGGCGCGCCGCACCAGGTCCATGGCCGCGGGTTTGTCCAGGGGCGGCACCACGCACTCGGGAGCGTCGGCGCCGAGCGCCGAGCCGCCGACCACCACCAGGCGGGCGCCCGCGGCCTGCGCGCGCTTCAGCGCGCCCAGGCTCTGCTCGTCCAGACGATCGGCGTCGTCGATCAGCACGATCAGCCGCTCCGCCGCCTGATCGGAGAGCTCGGCCTCCACCGCGGCGAAGGAGCCCGAGTCCACCAACGCGACCGGCGCGCCCTGTACGCCGAGCGACCAAGCGACGCGCCTGAGCAACGCAGTGCGCCCCGAGCCGGCGGGCCCAGCCAGGCGTAGCAGCCCGCCGGCGGGCAGCGCGTTGACGGCGTCCAGAAGCTTGTTCGCCACGCCATCGATGCCCACGACGGGCCAGATCGCCACCGCGCTGCCGCTCGGCTCGGGCGCGGGCAGCGCCGCCGCGTGGCGCAACGCGCTCGCGAACTCGTCGGCCGAGGGATAGCGTTCGCTCGGCTCGTCGCCGGTTGCTCGCTCCGCCACCTGGTTCAGCCGCTGGGCGACGTCGGCCGGCAGGCTCTTCGCCTGCTCCACCGCTTCCATCAGCGCTACGCCGAGCGCGTACACCTCCGCGCGCACGGTGAGCGGTCCCCCCGCCAAGAGCTCCGGCGCGGCGTAGCGCGGCGTGAGCCCTTCGGCGGCGGTGCCTTTCTCGCGCCACGGAGCGGCCAGGCCAAGGTCCACCAAGGTCGCGCGCCCACCGCGCTCGACGATGATGTTCGCGGGCTTGATGTCACCGTGCAGGAGCCCAGCGCGGTGCACCAGCGTGAGCTGCTCTGCCGCGCGCGCCAGCGCGTCGAGCGTGCGCTGGGTCTCGAGC contains:
- a CDS encoding sigma 54-interacting transcriptional regulator, with product MARLELPKRYLPVNRLGKGGGGEVWSVRDRHSGQSLALKVLAEGASEREMAALVREAVALSGLEGLGVPRVVRFGRLPGSLRPFMVRELVEGDSLQDLIERGLETQRTLDALARAAEQLTLVHRAGLLHGDIKPANIIVERGGRATLVDLGLAAPWREKGTAAEGLTPRYAAPELLAGGPLTVRAEVYALGVALMEAVEQAKSLPADVAQRLNQVAERATGDEPSERYPSADEFASALRHAAALPAPEPSGSAVAIWPVVGIDGVANKLLDAVNALPAGGLLRLAGPAGSGRTALLRRVAWSLGVQGAPVALVDSGSFAAVEAELSDQAAERLIVLIDDADRLDEQSLGALKRAQAAGARLVVVGGSALGADAPECVVPPLDKPAAMDLVRRAVPSLTDSMIERIVSACGCRPGELRRVVRAIASEAVASASDIERVLSEDPASAAALPADALERAQHFLEKGRYDDARTALDAVRDADPLTMAIARARLAVGLGEATSALEQLESVRALAEEQLASPAGKAWLLYLTRAYVGLADYAKALETVAPITDEPSALGVEALAFKGSSLSFLGRHDEARELLTRAVMRARELDSPRAESVALTCLGFALQRHDRMDEARKFYEEGLVAGEKAGDAGMLATLRLNLAGLLKMRGDIAGAIQHFEGAVDMGKRSGRRSTTRQALLNLANTDLYLGRLARARASIAALEEQRAQLPPVMRAQLYGLQAELHALSGQTAESVRAYEACAAAYEALGRGIDAAEALLEAVLIATRSGTEDVSELRGWLDRAEREIGDSPAHRPLRKLAEGRVAMLADDEGGARQALDDALAASREAGQREWSWRALAARAELEEASGQSMNARRDREEALALLEDIGARLPRDLREVYWNDPRRRELRSLVQREMAVAVTAHAATKLTPRISQISQLSPISSHASTPLEQRLARILEVNAELVGELDLERLTSRVVSHAVELTRAERGYVILREPDGTLSVFSSRSRLGDEPHAEFSRSIAESVIAKGEPMVSVSAGDDKRLKSFSSVHQMHLQSVACVPILAPSGRPIGALYVETRVRAASHFEDELPTLRAFADQVAIAIETARLVNENRERADELGRTNRELEDAQGRLRELLGERTHKLKEARKKLRDARDTLYSHFGYHGLVGTSSAMRRVYALIDRIRDTDVPVLITGESGTGKEMVARAVHEASPRGKAKFLGVNCGAIPEHLLESELFGNVKGAYTGADRDRKGLFREAEGGSVLLDEIGEMPDKMQAGLLRVLQERKVRPVGGATEEPVDVRLVFATNKELEAMVKDGRFREDLYYRIHVVELRLPSLRERSEDIPQLVDHFLGLFSARYKRDKGTLSRDAMRRLMAYDWPGNVRQLEHVLLNAWVLSDRSELQVDDLDVPDGRVFTPRTDSSHHGPATESRSTTTTNRPPRSSQRRPPKSTISQHRSDEREKILKALQACNWNRVKAAELSGIPRRTFYRRLREYGIQ